In the genome of Raphanus sativus cultivar WK10039 unplaced genomic scaffold, ASM80110v3 Scaffold0224, whole genome shotgun sequence, the window CTAAATCCGGATCCGATTATCCGTCAGatactataatttttaaaaatatatccaaCAGTCGAATATCTGACAACCAAGTACGGATAATGATAGTAAAATCATGGCTATGTCGGATAAAGATTTGATCCACATACTTTAAAATTCTCTGGATACCCGATCCATCCTAGACCTACTATAAAACATGcttattttctgaattaaagaaaaaaaaattataaatttgagactcattaaattaatatagtttGCTTAATTCaagataaataaaatctttataaaagaAACCAGAAATGGTTAACCAGAtctttttgtgacaaaaaaaaaggttaaccaggtctttatttttggttaatccGCAGAAAGTCTTAAAGAATTTGGGAAAGAAGTCGATCAAACTTACATGTTCTTTCAGAAACTACTGATACTTCAATGAGAAATTCAGTtcttgatattatttttttccatcatTCAAGAGTAGAATACAatgttaaaatacataaaccagCATACatccattatatatatacattgttaGATTATATGTACATACTTGGAATGATTCTTGACCACGCAAAGGAGAATCTGTAGCCAGTAGCATTGAGTTCGCCCATCACGTCTACATCTTTCTGCAGTTGACATATTTTGATCGCATCTTAATCCACACGTAATTTTTATGCATAGTTCAGTCATGAGTGATATGTATTTACTGAGGAATTAACCTGCCATCTCGTATATGACTGACAAGTAGTGTCTCCATTCTTCAAATCTGACCCAGCTTTCTCTGATATTAGTTACAAAAAGTACATTAATATGTATTCATATAACCAACATTCCTCTCATATATATAGATGTCACCGTGCTAACGAGAAATATACCTGGATATTGGTGACTGAAGCCATCCCAAAGATTAACACCGCGACCTCTCCCTCCTTCGATctgaaatgaaaagaaacaaaaatgcaAAGTTGGATATTATTGTTTTTGAATTCTATGTATTTATACGTCAAACATTTGTTACATGCCTGGCAAGCAGAAGATGCAACACCAAagatgaaatcttttttttttgatctctTCAAGCTCATAATTTAAACTGTCCATGAAGCTCTTGACACAAACGGTAAAAAAAGAAGATAGCAAACCTAGAGGTAAGCATCAGAGCCTCTGAAAATCGTCGGGACAGGGAAGCAAAGAACCTCCAAGGACTGAAGACAGGCCCAAGGACGCATCACCTCCGCACAAGACAGCTGATAAGGGGCAGCACATCAACTTGGTCTTCACCTGCAAAAAGAGAAGGATACGATCTTCCTACTAACAAAACGGTGTCACAGGAACTGGGATGACCAAACCCTAGTAAGTCTCCTCGTCGACAGAGTTAGAGCCGAATAACTCCACCGGAAATCTCAAGTCAACGCTTACCCCGAGAGAGAGAACCTGGCTCAGTCTCTAATGCGCCATCAGAGCACAAATATTGGAAGGTCCTTGCATGTGTCTTTGGAAGGGGGGGCACAAATTAGCAAACCTAAGAAGGACAAGGGGAGAGAAGTCTCTGAATAGGTTCCTGCACTGTTTTGTGGGCCCCACGACACATGGTGGCCTACAATTGGttcacttttaattttttttttctttcttgaaaacagaaaattaaaaaaaaaagttttaaaggATTTTTTGGTGTCCTACCAATAATGATACCCTCAGATAACCACCGTTGGAGATACGAAGGCACCGGAGAAGGCGCAACCAAAGTAAGATCGAAACGAGCTCCAAGAGAAATACAGCGAGGCCAACAAAACAAAGATCAAGCAGAGACCGGAAAAGAGGACACCACAGCCATAGACGACAGGCCTTTACCTCCGAACCATATCTGCACGTGCTAACCCACAGGGTAGACGGCAACCACGCTGACTACCATCCTACCTGTGCACACGCCGACTTGCTGAGCAAACGTCGATCTTGGGAAGCAAAAGACAAACAAGGAAGGCGGAGAAGAGACGCCTCCGACACCGGCTGTCACGCGCCGAGCCGGAGCAAACCAGAATTCTATAAACTAGAACGAGTGGGCGAGAGAGAAAGTTAGGGAGATAAGGGAGAGAGAAAAGTCTCCGTCCAAAGATGAAATCTTTTCCAAAGCTTTTTACTGCTTAAACTAGCAGTGTTATTACTACATGGGAATGGTTCGTTCTCTTCGCAAGTAATTTCTTCATCAGCTTTACAACTCGCAGCAGCTAATAGAAAAACTAAAGCGAGCCCAAGAAGCTTCATGGTTAATCTGTTGATGTATATGTGTTGTGTTGTACGGAACCTTACGCCAATCTAGGGTTTATATAGCGCTTCCAAAAGAAAGTGACGTAtgcattttttttgtcttagtGTTCGGTTCCCTTAGTGTTCTGATATTTTGGGAGAGGTTCAGCTGAGACGAATCCCGTGTGGTCATTTACTTTAGCTCAGTGTTCACCGattgattatgttttttctttcgttttgtTTCCACTGTTTAGCATGCCTTGCTCTTCAATCGACCATTTCACTTGGAAAAAAATACAAGATGTTGCATTCTCTATCTGAATTGTGAATGGTTTATTTGCTACTTTTTCTAGAGTTAGTTTTGGAAAATAACCTATGAAGTTTGAACGGAAGCACGTCTTTGGACAAATAAATCTAGtgtcagtttctttttttttttttttattatttattttagtgtcAGTTTCTTGTTATATCATTTCTACTGTTATCAAGTGTCATTTTTTTTGCTACATTCCACATATTTAGTTCTTTATCCGGAATACACGACTTGGAACACGGATTGTGTCACATCTTCAAATTGATCCGTCGACGGTGAAGAATTCAGCATGTATATATCGAAGGTTAATTTGCGCAAAACAAAACGGATATTATCCACCATAAACGTACGTGCATTAAGAAGTTCAAAAAAGAATCGGGGATTAAGGTGCGACTGTACGGAAGCTTGCGTGGTACGGACGGTGTTGTACGGCTCCGCCGCTGCTACTCTGGTGTCACTGATTTTTGCAGATCCGGAACCCCCTTTCCTTCCTGAAGCTTACCTATGGTGTTTCGCCACTTTTCAACCACCACTGCTGAGTAGATCTAAAGAAGGCTTTTAAGCTTGGTTCGACCTTTCTTCTCCATGAAGAAAGAGTCGTAACTCTGTATTATCTTCTCTACCCCGACGCTGGGGTCTTCGCTCTGCTGACGGTATCAGCTAAATCCTATAACTTCCTTCCCTCGACGCTGAGGTTCTCCTGCTGCTGTTTCTCTCGACGTTTTCTTTCAGCTGCAATTTGTGGTCCTCTGCGCTAAAGTGTTTAAAGGGCGCACCTTTACTTCTCTGAAACGAACACTACTCCTTTGCTCAACAGGCTCCGTAGATTATGACTAGCAACAGATACTCCAGGGCTGATAAAGGAAAGTGGGTCTCTGACTCTTCAAGACCCCACCGAAAGGCTCCTCTACAGATCCATAACTCCGTCAATGCAGATCTCATCGCTGAACACAGTCTTACCCTTATTGGGAGGGTAACAAACCCATCCATTCAAAAGACCAGAGCTTTGGTCGATTTCTTTCTGCAGCATTGGCATGTTGTCGGCTCTATTACTGGACGGGACCTCGGGCCCAACCTTTTCCAGTTCCAGTTTGAAACAGAGCACGACCTTCTCTCGGTTCTCAACAAGGCTCCTTTTCACTTCAAGAAGTGGATGCTTATTCTGCAAAGATGGGAACCAATAGTCTCTGACAACTTCCCGGCGTACATCCCCTTCTGGATTACCATCCACGGGATCCCCCTTCACCACTGGACGGAGCAGACTATATCTACTATTGGCTCTGACTTGGGTAAGGTCGTAGATAAAGATGTCGACAGAGGTCGAGTCCGGGTGCTGATTAATGGACTGAGACCCCTAGAAATggaaatggaggtcaatctatCAGGAGAACTCAAGCGAGTGGAATTCCAATACGAAAAGCTTGAAAAACACTGCTTCCTGTGTCACTCCCTCTCTCATGAAAAGAGTGACTGCCCTGTTCAGCGGACTCTTCATACTCTCCCTCCTGCTCGCCCAAGTATCTCTCAGACAAGAACCCTTGAGAGGCTTGATGAAGACAGGCGCAGACAAGATGATAGGAGATCCTCCAGGAATACGGCTCGGTCTGAGCGCTACCCTCCTCCTCCGCACACTGATCACAGAGGGTCATCTCGATTGGGAAACAGAGACAGAGACTGGAATAAGGAGGCTTCTAACCCCCAAGGGTCTCTGAGACATTATGATAATGTCTATGGTAGACGACAGGGTGAGCCTAACGGGGAGGCATCACGCTCTCAAATCCAGGGGCGCTCCCCTTCTATCCATACCTCTACAGGCACCCACAGAACCCATGATTCTAGATATCAGGGTGCCTCTCCTAGAAGTACCTGGAGACAAATCCCTAGACAAGAAGTAGGGAACTTAGCTTCCCACTCAGCTCACTCCCAGGTCTCTCACACTCCTTCCCCAAAGCCCCATAGAGAGGCAATGACGGGACCAGGCGCAAACTACAATCCTGAAGGAGATACCAGAAGCTCGGGAAGGAGATCTGCTCTGGAAAGACTCTCTGGCTCTGCTGAGCGCGTTCCCCTGCTAGCTAATGGAGTGGCAAACTCTAACTCCGGACGTCTCCAAGAAGTGGATATCCAATACTTGGAAGAAATCATGTCTCCTCAGACTACTGAGAGAGTAACTATCCCCTCGACGTCTAAGAAGGCTCTTACCCTGACGTCCCCGTCAAGCCTTGGAGAACAAGCCATCTCCCCGATAAGAACTTTAAGCGAGGATAGGCTCCATGTCTCGCTAAGACTGGGCCCTTGTATCAACTCCCCATCCCCACAGCCACCAGTACTCTCTGCTAAAGAGAAAAAGGCAGCTGCAGCAGCAGCAAAGGCCGCTGGGAAGAAGAAAGTCACCTCTCCTCCTACTCGGAAGCGTGTTGCTCGCACCCCTGCCCTCGCAGGTAACGCAAAGAGGAGAAGGGTCACCAAAACGCAAAGCTCTCCTCGAAGGAACTCTCCTCGAAAGACTTCTCCTCGTAGGAAAGGATTAACCCTCCCGACAGGTGAAGGACAAGCAGCTGCTTCACTTCCTGCAGGGGTTCAACCAAAGACTACTCTCATCCCTGCAATCAAGAAACGTGGGTCGGGTTTTCGGACCGATCCAAACTCTCTTCCTTAGCGAGTCTGAGCTGGAACTGTCAAGGGATTGGAAACACCCTTACAGTTCGTCGTCTAAAGGAAATCATCTCAAAGATTTCACCGGACATATTGTTTCTAATGGAGACCAAGAACCAAAAAGATACTGTGTTACGGAAATTCCGCAACACTGAGCTTACAAACCACTTCCTGGTTCCTCCGGATGGGCTCAGTGGAGGACTCTCCCTCTCTTGGAAGGATTCTGTCCATCTTGATATCTTGAGTTCATCTCCTAATTGTATTGACACCAGAATTAAGGTCAATAATAAAGACTTCTTTGTTTCCTATGTTTATGGATCACCTCAACGAGAAGGAAGAGCACAATTCTGGAACACTCTTACTGATCTTGGCAGTGCCAGAACCGATAGTGCTTGGCTCATAACAGGAGATTTCAACGATCTCCTCGACAACTCGGAGAAAGTGGGCGGTCCCCTTAGATGGGAAGGATCTTTCCTTGCCTTTCGTAGCTTCATAGCGCAAAATGGCATATGGGACCTGCAACATTCGGGTAACTCTCTCTCATGGAGAGGAACCCGCTACACCCACTTCATTCAGTCTCGACTCGATAGAGCTATGTCCAACATAGCGTGGGCTGAAATGTTCCCTGCTGGACGGTGTGAATACCTTCGCTTTGAAGGTTCAGATCATAGGCCGGTCATTACCTACTTTGACGACAACCTGAAAAGGAAGAAAGGCGTTTTCCGCTTTGACCGACAATTGAGGGACAAACCTGAGATCAGGAAACTTGTTGAGGAGACGTGGACACCGACCTTGCGCGAATCTGTCATCACAAAACTAAATCGTGTTCGATCCAACCTCATCAAATGGTCGAAAGAGCAGAATAAGAAGAGCATCTCCCTTATCAAGACGGCTCAAGAGCAGCTAGAGAAAGCTCTTTCAGACCCCCTCCCGAATCAGTCCCTGATAGACTCTCTTCAGCTACAGCTCTCCGAGGCTTACTCTGAAGAAGAACTTTACTGGCGCCAGCGCAGTCGAATCCAATGGCTTAACGCAGGGGACCGTAATACTGGATTCTTTCATGCCGTAACCCGGGGACGAAGAGCACAGAATAAATTTTCTGTGTTGGAAGATTCATCTGGTAATGCAGTATACACGGAGACTCAGATAGTTAATACTATTGCTGATTTCTACCGTAACATCTTCTCCACGGAATCCTCTGGTGATCTATCCGTGGTTCATGAGGTCCTCTCTCCAAAGATCACTGCCGAGATGAACCTACAGCTAATCTCTATTCCGGAACCGTGCGAGATAGAAGCTGCTGTCTTTGCTATCAACGCTGATAAGGCACCGGGTCCCGATGGATTCTCGGCCGGattttaccaatctttttgGGACATCATTGGAGATGACGTCACTCGCGAGGTTCAGGACTTCTTCATCACTAGATCCTTGCATCAGCGTCAAAATGAAACGCATCTACGCCTTATACCGAAGATTAAGGGCCCTAAACAAGTCTCGGACTACAGGCCGATTGCACTCTGCAACACCCATTACAAAATCATAGCCAAGATCCTAACTAAGAGACTGCAACCGCTGCTACCTACCTTGATCTCACCTCACCAGTCAGCCTTCGTTCCGGGAAGAGCCATTGCCGACAATGTCTTGATTACTCATGAGATACTGCACTATCTCCGTACATCCCAAGCCAAGAAGAGATTCTCTATGGCAGTAAAAACAGACATGAGTAAAGCTTATGACCGGATCGAATGGGATTTCCTCCGAGAAGTACTAGCTAAGCTCGGGTTCCATGAGATATGGATCGAATGGACGATGGAATGTGTCTCGTCTGTCTCGTATTCCTTTCTTGTTAATGGAGCTCCACAAGGAAAGGTCTACCCGTCCCGAGGCCTCCGACAAGGAGACCCACTCTCTCCTTATTTGTTCATCTTGTGCACGGAAGTTCTATCGGGACTATGTGCTCAGGCGCAAGAAAATGGCTCCCTCCCGGGAGTTAAAGTGGGCCGTAGATGTCCCCCGATCAATCACCTCCTCTTCGCCGATGACACCATGTTTTTCTCTAAATCCGATCCAACTAGCTGCTCAGCCCTCTCCCGGATTCTGGATAGATACGCTAAAGCGTCAGGCCAGCGTATAAACAGGGCGAAATCTGCTATTACGTTTTCATCTAAGACAACGGGACCGGCAAAAGCTAGGGTCAAGCGCGGTTTAGACATAACTGGAGAAGGAGGCATTGGAAAGTATCTGGGCCTCCCAGAGCATTTCGGGAGGAAAAAGAGAGACATCTTCGCTGGAATCGTGGATAGGATACGGCAGAGATCACATAGCTGGTCCTCGAAAATGCTCTCAGGTGCCGGAAAAATGGTGTTGCTTAAGGCAGTTCTAGCTGCTATGCCTACTTATTCCATGACCTGCTTCAAACTTCCCATATCCTTATGCAAACAAATTCAGTCTGTTATGACGAGATTCTGGTGGGACGCATCACCGGAAATTAAAAAGATGTGTTGGGTTGCTTGGGAAAAGCTCACTCTACCAAAGTCGGCAGGTGGTTTGGGATTTAGAGAGATACAGCAGTTTAACGACGCCTTGCTTGCTAAACTATCCTGGCGCATCCTTAGAGACCCGTCTTCACTGCTTGGTAGAACCCTCCTCAACAAGTACTGCAAACACTCGGACTTTCTTCTCTGTGAGGCTCCTTCAAGCTGCTCCCATGGTTGGCGTGGTATATTGGCTGGGAGAGAGGTTCTAAAGCTTGGCATTGGCAAGGTGGTGGGTAACGGTCACTCAACTCATATCTGGAAAGATAATTGGCTGTCAACCTCCTCCCCAACCTGTCCAATAGGACCGCCAACTGAAGAAACAGCTGATGCAACCGTGGACTCCCTGATAAATGCTTCCACTCTGGAGTGGGATGTATCAGCTATTCGTAAGATAATGCCTCACTACGAGAATCACATTCGGAAGCTTGCTCTTAGTACTTTCAACATGGCTGACTCGTTGGTGTGGCTCCCTGAAAAGAACGGTGTGTACTCTACTCGCTCGGGCTATGCTTTAGCTAAAACGGCAGTTGCTACCCCTGTCTCTCCCTCCTTCAACTGGAACCAAAATGTTTGGAACCTGAAAACTTTACCGAAGCTCAAGCACTTTCTCTGGAAAATTATGAACAATGCTCTATCGGTAGGCGAGGCTCTCCGTTCTCGGGGAATACAGGGCTCCTTTGCGTGTAAAAGTTGTGGAGCACCTGAAACCATCCTCCATGTGCTGCTGCAGTGCCCTGTGGCCCAACGAGTGTGGAATCTGGTCCCTGCAATTAATAAACCAAATTCAGACACTATATCATCCCCAGGCCAGCTTCTTCAAACATGTCGTCTGCTCACATGCCTTCCTCCTACTGGTGTTGCTTCTCCTCTCCATCCATGGATCCTCTGGTCTCTCTGGACTAGTAGGAATAAACTGGTGTTTGAGAATAGAACTTTTGCAGACCAGGAGATAGTGGATAAAGCTATTAAAGAGGCAAGGTCATGGCAAAATGCGCAGAAGATTAACTCGCCCAAAACTCCTACTCGACAGCTACGGACCTCAGACCATCGCAACTCCTCCTCTGCTGCAAAGTGTTTCACTGATGCTTCTTGGATAGCGGGGACTGGAATAGGCGGCTTGGGTTGGGTGTTCCATTCACACACCGGCTCCTACATAGGAGAAGGATCTGCAAACCGCAACTTTATTAGTTCGGCCTTGATGGCTGAAGCTTTAGCGGTAAAGACAGCTCTTATTGCTGCCATCTCTGCGGGACTTGGAAGGCTGGAATGCCTCTCTGACTCTAAAAGTCTCGTTTCTTTGCTTTCAAGCAAAGGCTCTGCTGTGGAAATTCAAGGCATCCTCCATGATATATTCCTGTTGAGTGACTCCTTTGAATCTATCTCTTTTTCTTATGTTCCAAGACTTAATAATGTTGAAGCTGATCGGCTAGCGAAATCAGCATGTAATCTCCATCTTGTAACCACCCTTGGGTGTTAAACTCTGTTCTTGATTTAATATAaaggtttgatcaaaaaaaaaaaaaaatttgcgcAAAACTAGAATGACACGAATTAtgatgattttctttttgaacaaatGGTTCTATTGAAATGCATGATCAAATAAACAAAGATATGACTTAAGATAATCTGTTCATATTTtgtaagaataaaatatttaaatgtagcCTTGGATATATTAGGGTGGgccataaataatattttcagtttAAGTAACATTCATGTTACGAATTTATATTGGATTTTCTTAGGTTTTTTTTGTCGCTTGGATTTTCTTTGGTTAACATGCTATTTCTGCAAACTGCCATGAAAAAATGCAAATAGATGTTAAACTACGAGTTAGGGACAACATTCAACTGGACGGAACAACAAACGGTCGTCAACTTTAAAACATGCACAAACTTCTATGTATAATCTCAATAGACAAACACAAAGTGTTATTTGTTTCTTGCTTGTTAAAAACAACTACATATTGCAATAGCATTAGCAATGAtaggttttgttatttttgttctGCATGTGGTGAGTTTAATGTGGTATATTATGTTAGAGAAGCGTTTCAAAGTTGGTATAAATTCTAGGGACCATTTCAATAATGTTTGGATCCACAGATTCTCAGGCTCGATTATACAAAAGCATGAACAAGTCAATGAACACGACCACTTTAACATCTAGTCCCACAAATTCATAAAATGGTCTATCGACCCATTAAGGGTTCTACCCAACGAAACCAAATTTCAATTCTAACGAGATTCACAAGCTTCaaatcattacaaaaaaacacaaagaatTTGAACCTTCAAGATGATTTCATGGATGGATTTGGAGAAGCCCGACAAAgacagagatagagagagactGTTACACCCAATGGAGAGATTGAAGAATCGACAGagaagatggagatggagagatCGAGTTTGGaggaggaaaaagaaaaaaaaaggatttcgcgaaggagagagagagagagagagagagagagagagagagagacatacaGAATGGAGGTGATATCCAATAAGAGGGACACGTTAGGGGTTTTTAGTATTTCTTAAAGCTCCTTGTTTGACACCGGTTCTCTTGTTTTTAGgcatttttgatttatttttttctgcttTTACTTAAGAACCTCTTTGCTACAACCTCCAATGGAAGTAGTCTAAGATTGGTTTAGGAACAGTGAAGACATGTTTAATCATGAGTT includes:
- the LOC108837524 gene encoding myrosinase-like; this translates as MKLLGLALVFLLAAASCKADEEITCEENEPFPCSNNTRSKKKDFIFGVASSACQIEGGRGRGVNLWDGFSHQYPEKAGSDLKNGDTTCQSYTRWQKDVDVMGELNATGYRFSFAWSRIIP